The Candidatus Palauibacter soopunensis region GCGCGCCGGGGAGGGTCGGGGAAGCGGCGTGCGCATGTCCGTCTTCTCCTTCGGTGGGGCGGCGGGCTTCGCGCTGGGGCCGATCAGCGCGGTCGCCATCGTGAGCTGGTTGGGTCTGGCCGGCCTGTGGGTCGCGATGATTCCGGGGGTCGTGCTCGGGATCGCCCTCTGGTTCGGTGCGAAGGGTCGGACCCGGGTGGGGCCGGGGACCCCGCCGCCTCCCCCACTGGAGGTGCTCCGCAAACTCAAGGGGCCGCTCGGTCTCGTGTTCGGAATCTCCGTCGTCGGCTCCTTCGCCCAGAAAGCGGTCCTCACGTTCATCCCGATCATCGCCCACCGCGCGGGCGAGAGCGAGACGGCGGGGGCCGTGGTGCTGAGCATCTACCTGGGCGCCCAGGGCCTGGGGACGCTCGCCTCCGGCTACCTCACCGACCGGCTCAACCGGCAGCACCTCCTGGCCGCGATCAGCGTGCTCGCCGTGCCCACGCACATCCTGGCCTTCACGCTGGCGCCGGCCAGCCCGGCCGCGATCGCGATGGCCGTGTGCGCGGGCTTCCTGAACATGGCGCTGCTGCCTCCGATCGTCGTGGTGGCGCAGGAGATCCTGCCCTCGGGGACGGCCGTGAGTTCGGGCATCGTCATGGGGCTCGCATGGGCCGTCGGGACGCTGGCGATTCCCGTCGTGGGTGGGTTCGCGGACGCGTTCGGGCCCGTCGTCGCGACCGCATGGTCGATGCCGCTCCTGCTGCTCGGCGCGCTCTTCGCAATGCAGCCCTCGCTTCGTCCCTACTGTATGGCCCGATGATGAACCGATCGAATCCATCCGCCCTCGTGTTGGCGGGCGCCGTTCTCGCCGCCTGCGGAGAGTCGCCGCCGGCCGACCCGGCCGACCTGATTCTCGTGGGCGGACCCGTGATCACGCTCGACGCGGAGAGCCGCGTCGCCGAAGCCGTCGCCGTGCGCGACGAACGTGTCGTGGCCGTCGGTTCGACGGGGGAGGTCGAGGCGCTCGCGGGCCCGCAGACCCGCCGCATCGACCTTGACGGACGCGCGGTGACGCCGGGCCTCATGGACGCGCACGTCCACTTCGCGAACGGCGGCGCGAACCGGCTGTACCGGCTCGACCTCAG contains the following coding sequences:
- a CDS encoding MFS transporter, coding for MALIVVSHTTVDAYTAFLPPLLPRIMDNLGLSITLAATLSTVLSISTALPQPAFGYLADRFGRRAFLAAGPIVGAVFISLLGLAPSFFVLLLLLTVGGLGSAAFHPPGASLVARAGEGRGSGVRMSVFSFGGAAGFALGPISAVAIVSWLGLAGLWVAMIPGVVLGIALWFGAKGRTRVGPGTPPPPPLEVLRKLKGPLGLVFGISVVGSFAQKAVLTFIPIIAHRAGESETAGAVVLSIYLGAQGLGTLASGYLTDRLNRQHLLAAISVLAVPTHILAFTLAPASPAAIAMAVCAGFLNMALLPPIVVVAQEILPSGTAVSSGIVMGLAWAVGTLAIPVVGGFADAFGPVVATAWSMPLLLLGALFAMQPSLRPYCMAR